The genomic window GTCGCGTAGCGGCGACATTATGGTAGACCAATAGTCCAGCCTAATGGGATGAGTCGCGTAGCGACAGCATCTTTTTTGAACCACATAGTTATTCTATAGAGTCATGCCTTGACTCGAATGCTTCATACACCAATATGAAATGCCATTTTTTAGATTATATAACCTGGATCTGATCCCCGGGTAACGCCCTCCTAGAGGGCCAATAGCGATAGCAACAATTTCCCGCCGATTAACCAGCGCCTCGTTAGAGTGCGCGACAGATATTTCCGTCTCTGCTCCCGCGGCTATGGTTATAAGCTTCAAATTTCCTCCGGAAGCAACAACTCCCGAATCATCTCAAACAGCAACTTCAGGCAATTCGGTCGGACGGGTGTGATAATGGCAGCATACCGGGTGGGTTTACACAGGCTGAGAATAATAGTTCCTTCTTGCCTGCGCGTTCAATTCCCTTTGATTTTCTTATCTATAACAGAAACAGGCTCTTCTGGCAGCTCGAAGATTTCAATAAATGAAACCAAAAATCCAAAGAGGCAAAGCATCCCCCGCAGGATATTGTAAGTCATCCTTTACAATGTAGCTATTGGGAATATCTGCAACCTGAGATGCTGTTTTGTTTTTACCACCTACCTCAAAAATATATTGACCATTTACCACAAAATCTCCTTTTTTAGGAATGTTAAGCTGATACTGAGTTTCAAGCTGACTGCATAAGAATACTTCTCTTAGTGTTCCTTTAGAAGGTGGTTCTACGGCCATAGCGTAGAGCTGGTTTGTATTATTCAGATAGATTTTTTCAGGTTTTTGTAGGATTGATGTACTAATGCCTGAAGGATGGATCAACCGTATCAACCTGCCTTGCTCAAGAAAATACAGGTAATTAACCAGAGAGTTACGGTGAATTTTACTTTGTTCAGATAATTTGGATAAATTGGGTTTAAAAGGCACGTTTTGAGCGATGATATATAATAATTGAAGCATCTTTTTAGCATTCCGTATATCAAAACCTTGCAATTCGGCCATGTCATATTCCACAATTGTCCGGATAAGTTGTTGAAGGCGCATATGGTAGTTGACCTCAGATTCCTTAAAAAATGGATAATATCCGTATTGGAGATAATCCTGAAAATGTTCCAGTGGCCTAAATTCATGGGGAAACAGACTCCTTAGCGGACCACCCGAAGTAACAATCTCATTCAGCGATAGTGGAGATTGATCAAGAATGCCGATGAATTTTAAATATTCACGGTAGGATAAACCATGCAGCTCGTAGATGACAGCACGACGGCTCAGATCTCCTTCCTGTTTGGCCAGGTCAATAATAGAAGACCCTGTGAATACTATCTGAAGGTCAGGATAAAGATCATACAGTATTTTTATTTCTCTTGACCAGGTGGGATATTTATGAACTTCATCAAGGACCAGAATCTGTCCTCCCTGTTTATAAAAATCTTTGGCTGTTTCAACCAGGGTATGGGATGAGAAGTACAGATCATCCAGCGTAAAGTAAACAGCTTTGGAAGAGGACAGACCCTGGACTTTTAGCCATTGAAGCAAAAGGGTGGTTTTTCCGGTACCCCGGGCTCCTTTAATACCTATGAGACGAGCATTCCAATCGACCTGGTCATACAAATACCTTTTAAAGTATGTGGATACACGACCTTTAAGGGAATCTGACTGTTCTTGTAATTCGTACATTGCATAATTATTTGTGCAAATATATTAAAATTTTGCACATCCAGACATGCAAAATTGTTTTTAATAAATCCTTTAAATAACTTCTTTCCCATAGTCCTTCAGACATACTGGCGAGGGCCAGAACTTTGAGGCGTCCGGAAAAATGAACCGGCTGCAGCTCCTTCCCCCCATCTGACCGATATAATCCCAAACAAAGATTAATAACCCACACCATCGAGGATGAGTCGCGTAGCGACGGCACCTTTTTTGAACCACATAGATTGAATGCCTGCCCGCCGGCAGGTGGGATTGAATGGAGAAGGGCCAGAGCTTGCAGTTAAATATAAGAGTCATTAGGTAGTCATTAATTGTCATTGGTGGTCATTGGTGGTCATTGGTGGTCATTGATTGTCATTGATTGTCATTAATCGTCATTGGTTGTTTTGCCAGAATTATTCTGTAGAGTCATGCAGGCATGACTCGAATGCTTCATACACCAATATGAAATGCCATGTTTTAGATTCTATAACCTGGATCTGATCCCCGTGTAACGCCCTCGTAGAGGGCCAATAGCGATAGCAGCAATTTCCCGCCGATTAACCGGCGCCTCGTTAGAGTGCGCGACAGATATTTCCGTCTCTGCTCCCGCGGCTATGGTTATAAGCTTCAAATGTCCTCCTGATAAATGCTCATACCCGTTTTCTCACCAATTGTTTTATGAAACCGTAGAAAAGAAGGTCAATTATGAAACAATATTAATATTGAACCACATTAGGAACAGAAGAACATATAAGCCGATAATCTGAGGAATGTTACGAGTCTGTAAAGAAATAAGGTAATAAGGTTGGACTTTTTGAGGGGTCCTCTTTGCTACTAAGTTCCTATGTTTGTAAAAACATAAGCTCAAGAATTTAGATTTTGTTAAATTTCGGTGAAAATCAAATTAATGTTTAACTCTAAAAACTCGAGCTTATGAAATCGCAAGTTAACAAATTAAACTTTACCGGTCAAAATTTTTATGTCGGTGTGGATGTTCACAAGAAAAAATGGAAGGTTTAATATATTGAAAAATAAGGTTTTCAATACCAGCATGATTGGATGTGTTTTTTTTAAAAAGATATATCTTTTGACACCATTT from Bacteroidales bacterium includes these protein-coding regions:
- a CDS encoding AAA family ATPase codes for the protein MYELQEQSDSLKGRVSTYFKRYLYDQVDWNARLIGIKGARGTGKTTLLLQWLKVQGLSSSKAVYFTLDDLYFSSHTLVETAKDFYKQGGQILVLDEVHKYPTWSREIKILYDLYPDLQIVFTGSSIIDLAKQEGDLSRRAVIYELHGLSYREYLKFIGILDQSPLSLNEIVTSGGPLRSLFPHEFRPLEHFQDYLQYGYYPFFKESEVNYHMRLQQLIRTIVEYDMAELQGFDIRNAKKMLQLLYIIAQNVPFKPNLSKLSEQSKIHRNSLVNYLYFLEQGRLIRLIHPSGISTSILQKPEKIYLNNTNQLYAMAVEPPSKGTLREVFLCSQLETQYQLNIPKKGDFVVNGQYIFEVGGKNKTASQVADIPNSYIVKDDLQYPAGDALPLWIFGFIY